The following proteins are encoded in a genomic region of Hymenobacter siberiensis:
- a CDS encoding DUF2062 domain-containing protein: MSPSETQLPPVVPPRSWLRRRVLDPLLDLLKAGLSPQQLALTVGLGVAVGLVPAFGITTVLSAAVALRLRLNVAAMQLATHLMTFFQLALLIPFLRAGAVIMGQGDKVANLTVASLRQLIALEGWAAVGKLLWRAELGALLLWVMAMVPLVAVLYFTLRVVFRRVLVRQAATLDSEAEVKA, translated from the coding sequence ATGTCGCCTTCCGAAACCCAATTGCCGCCAGTAGTCCCGCCGCGCTCCTGGCTGCGCCGCCGCGTGCTCGACCCCTTGCTGGACCTGCTCAAGGCCGGCCTCTCGCCCCAGCAGCTGGCCCTCACCGTGGGGCTGGGCGTGGCCGTTGGGCTGGTGCCCGCCTTCGGCATCACCACCGTGCTGAGCGCCGCCGTGGCCCTGCGTCTGCGCCTCAACGTGGCCGCCATGCAGCTGGCTACTCACCTGATGACGTTTTTTCAGCTGGCGCTGCTTATTCCATTTTTGCGCGCTGGGGCCGTTATCATGGGCCAGGGCGATAAAGTGGCGAACCTCACGGTAGCCAGCCTGCGCCAGCTCATCGCCCTCGAAGGCTGGGCCGCGGTGGGCAAGCTCCTGTGGCGGGCCGAGCTGGGCGCGCTGCTGCTGTGGGTCATGGCGATGGTGCCGCTGGTGGCCGTGCTGTATTTCACGCTACGGGTGGTATTTCGGCGGGTATTGGTGCGGCAGGCGGCCACGCTGGATAGCGAAGCGGAAGTAAAAGCCTAA
- a CDS encoding NADPH-dependent FMN reductase — MITILAGTNRPNSRARRIAKYYRNLLTELGAESQILDLAELPADFIATALYANAGTHPEFNRLAAMLDDSAKVVIIVPEYNASFPGVLKAFIDGLTYPSGLQGKKAVLVGLSSGGQGGLLAMTHLTDVLMYLGTTVLPQRVRLPFINQDLNAEHGLNHDLSRQLLREQAVALLAS; from the coding sequence TTGATTACCATTCTCGCGGGCACCAACCGGCCCAATTCGCGCGCACGCCGCATTGCCAAATACTACCGCAACCTGCTTACAGAGCTGGGGGCCGAAAGCCAGATTCTGGACCTGGCCGAGCTGCCAGCCGATTTCATTGCCACGGCGCTGTATGCCAACGCCGGCACGCACCCCGAGTTCAACCGCCTGGCCGCCATGCTCGATGACAGTGCGAAGGTGGTCATCATCGTGCCCGAGTACAATGCCTCGTTTCCCGGCGTGCTGAAGGCGTTTATCGACGGCCTCACTTACCCCAGCGGCCTTCAGGGCAAAAAAGCAGTATTGGTGGGCCTGAGCAGCGGCGGCCAGGGCGGCCTGCTGGCCATGACCCACCTCACCGACGTGCTGATGTATCTCGGCACCACGGTACTGCCCCAGCGCGTGCGCCTGCCCTTCATCAATCAGGATTTGAACGCCGAGCACGGCCTCAACCACGACCTGTCGCGCCAGTTGCTGCGCGAGCAGGCGGTGGCACTGCTCGCGTCTTAA
- a CDS encoding carboxypeptidase-like regulatory domain-containing protein, translating to MRYFSVAIKLALLLTATTVRAQQPAAAKPSPQADELECRVLTGRVTDPFAYPLTGATIMLRHPGQGLSPDAFSTNAEGHYIITSKQAIARNTVMEINALGYSTLELPLTNCQPLDITLTPLASPYAKPKGRNKKLTGNGKVR from the coding sequence ATGAGGTACTTTTCCGTTGCGATTAAGCTGGCTTTGCTATTGACTGCTACCACCGTGCGAGCCCAGCAGCCGGCAGCGGCTAAGCCATCACCGCAGGCCGATGAGCTGGAATGCCGGGTGCTGACCGGCCGGGTAACCGACCCGTTTGCGTACCCGCTCACGGGGGCCACCATCATGCTGCGGCATCCCGGGCAGGGCCTCAGCCCCGATGCGTTCAGCACCAACGCCGAGGGGCACTACATCATCACGTCGAAGCAGGCCATTGCCCGCAATACCGTTATGGAGATTAACGCCTTGGGCTACAGCACCCTGGAACTACCCCTGACCAACTGCCAGCCGCTCGACATCACCCTGACCCCACTGGCCAGCCCCTACGCCAAACCCAAAGGCCGCAACAAAAAGCTCACCGGCAACGGCAAGGTGCGTTAG
- a CDS encoding YihY/virulence factor BrkB family protein, with product MTKLDSPVELPGPWWRELPILLHRAARELGQNDPLRLGAATAFFTSFALPPILIILVQLLSSLYPSSIVRVMLLGKVSNLVGAPAAGLVSQIVMNVADPMRSRLVTWLGFAFLLFVATTLFTVIQHSLNQLWQIRPKRGTGKVLQAVRERMRSGGVLLATAALTLLAFGTDAALSLFAESIRDFDTTFTYFIVRGLNSVIAWLILAAWFGVTFRTLSLAKVPWRVVTRGAALTALLISLGEVVLGQLLVARDLGPVYGPASSLVLVLLFVFYCAMIFYFGAAFTKAYAHRIGLDIRPKKSAVRYRLVNVEE from the coding sequence ATGACAAAGTTAGATTCCCCGGTCGAGTTGCCGGGTCCGTGGTGGCGCGAGCTGCCCATTCTGCTGCACCGCGCCGCCCGCGAGCTGGGTCAGAACGACCCGCTGCGGCTGGGCGCGGCCACGGCATTTTTCACCTCGTTTGCCCTGCCGCCCATCCTCATCATTCTGGTGCAGCTGCTGAGCTCGCTCTACCCCTCGTCCATCGTGCGGGTGATGCTGCTGGGCAAGGTGAGCAACCTGGTGGGGGCACCGGCAGCCGGGCTGGTATCGCAGATTGTGATGAACGTGGCCGACCCCATGCGCAGCCGGCTGGTAACGTGGCTGGGCTTTGCGTTTCTGCTGTTTGTGGCCACCACGCTGTTCACCGTCATCCAGCATTCGCTCAATCAGCTCTGGCAAATCCGGCCCAAGCGGGGTACGGGCAAGGTACTGCAGGCCGTGCGCGAGCGGATGCGCTCGGGCGGCGTGCTGCTGGCCACGGCGGCGCTCACGCTGCTGGCATTCGGCACCGATGCTGCCCTGAGCCTATTCGCCGAAAGCATCCGCGACTTCGATACCACCTTCACTTATTTCATTGTGCGCGGGCTGAACTCCGTGATTGCCTGGCTTATTCTGGCGGCGTGGTTCGGCGTCACCTTCCGCACCCTGAGCCTGGCCAAAGTGCCGTGGCGGGTCGTCACGCGCGGCGCGGCGCTCACGGCCCTGCTCATCAGCCTGGGCGAAGTGGTGCTGGGCCAGCTGCTAGTAGCCCGCGATTTGGGGCCGGTGTACGGCCCCGCCTCCAGCCTGGTGCTGGTGCTGCTATTCGTGTTTTACTGCGCCATGATATTCTATTTCGGGGCAGCATTTACGAAGGCATACGCTCACCGCATCGGGCTCGATATCCGGCCCAAGAAGTCGGCCGTGCGGTACCGGCTGGTGAATGTGGAGGAGTAG
- a CDS encoding DEAD/DEAH box helicase, translating to MQTPDTSAAAGASPAQPTTKPNLQFADFGLSPALLAGVAELNFTQPTPVQQLVLAPALEGQDVAGQAPTGSGKTAAYGLAMLQQVDVTSATMQALVLVPARELVMQVRDALRSLGKHMPNLRVAGYYGGHAMREEVKGLQQMPHVVVATPGRMLDHLERRTIVPNRLKVLVLDEADKLLELGFQEEMATIISRLPQRRQTLLFSATMPDKVLTLVREYLTRPRVMNVGGSNATTLPESLVLRGHVVSAADQKPAALFHLITQPTAGRSLVFANTRDRVEELTRFLRGRGLAAEALHGKMLQPERDKSMMKLRNGSATVLVATDVAARGLDVNELDTVVQFDPPHETDTFQHRAGRTARAGAVGTAHLIVTPFEQEKIKNWPAASTVQWAGLRPPVLPAAAPKAPRPSTVTLHVSAGKSEKISRGDLAGAFVSVGGLERDAVGRIEVFDHHSFVAVPEALAEEVLARMQGAKVKGKKVKVALIR from the coding sequence GTGCAAACTCCTGATACCTCCGCCGCTGCCGGCGCTTCGCCGGCCCAGCCCACCACCAAGCCCAACCTCCAATTCGCCGATTTCGGCCTCTCCCCCGCCCTGCTGGCTGGCGTGGCCGAGCTGAATTTCACCCAGCCCACCCCCGTGCAGCAGCTGGTGCTGGCCCCCGCACTCGAAGGGCAGGACGTGGCCGGCCAGGCGCCCACCGGCTCGGGTAAAACCGCTGCCTACGGCCTGGCCATGCTGCAGCAGGTCGATGTGACCTCGGCCACCATGCAGGCCCTGGTGCTAGTGCCCGCCCGCGAGCTGGTGATGCAGGTGCGCGACGCCTTGCGCAGCCTCGGCAAGCACATGCCCAACCTGCGCGTGGCCGGCTACTACGGCGGCCACGCCATGCGCGAAGAAGTGAAAGGTCTGCAGCAGATGCCCCACGTAGTAGTGGCCACGCCCGGCCGCATGCTCGACCACCTGGAGCGCCGCACCATTGTGCCCAATCGCCTGAAAGTGCTGGTGCTGGACGAGGCCGACAAGCTGCTGGAGCTGGGTTTTCAGGAAGAAATGGCCACCATTATCAGCCGCCTGCCGCAGCGCCGCCAAACGCTGCTGTTCTCGGCCACCATGCCCGATAAGGTGCTGACGCTGGTGCGCGAATACCTTACCCGTCCCCGGGTGATGAACGTGGGCGGCTCCAACGCCACTACCCTGCCCGAAAGCCTGGTGCTGCGCGGCCACGTAGTGAGCGCCGCCGACCAGAAGCCCGCCGCCCTCTTTCACCTTATCACCCAGCCCACCGCCGGCCGGTCGCTGGTGTTTGCCAACACCCGCGACCGGGTAGAGGAGCTAACCCGCTTCCTGCGCGGCCGGGGCCTGGCCGCCGAAGCCCTGCACGGCAAAATGCTTCAGCCCGAGCGCGACAAGTCCATGATGAAGCTGCGCAACGGCTCGGCTACCGTTCTGGTAGCCACCGATGTAGCCGCACGCGGCCTCGACGTGAACGAGCTCGACACCGTGGTGCAGTTCGACCCGCCCCACGAAACTGATACCTTCCAGCACCGCGCCGGCCGCACGGCCCGCGCCGGGGCCGTGGGCACCGCCCACCTCATCGTGACGCCCTTCGAGCAGGAAAAAATCAAAAACTGGCCCGCCGCCAGCACCGTGCAGTGGGCCGGCCTGCGTCCGCCAGTGCTGCCCGCCGCCGCTCCCAAAGCCCCGCGCCCCAGCACCGTTACGCTGCACGTATCGGCCGGCAAGAGTGAAAAAATCAGCCGGGGCGACCTCGCCGGGGCCTTCGTGAGCGTGGGCGGCCTGGAGCGCGACGCCGTGGGCCGCATCGAAGTTTTCGACCACCACAGCTTCGTGGCCGTGCCCGAGGCGCTGGCCGAGGAAGTGCTGGCGAGAATGCAGGGTGCCAAGGTGAAGGGGAAGAAAGTGAAAGTGGCGCTGATTCGGTAG